Genomic DNA from Triticum dicoccoides isolate Atlit2015 ecotype Zavitan chromosome 4B, WEW_v2.0, whole genome shotgun sequence:
TCTGCACCTGCCGCTACTCGGCGACGAAGAAGATGCGGGCAGGGAGGAGAGCCGAGCGCCACAGTCGATGCGCTCCTCCAGTGGTGCAGCGGCGTGAGCAGCAGCATCCTTTCGGCGGGCAGGGAGGAGACAGGCCGGGGTGGGGTGGAGAGGATGGGCGACGACGACGGGGCAACCAGAGCGACCCCAGAGAGGGATTCTTCAGAGATGAAGCATCAAGTGGCCGCTTCAGGTTACTAACTTCACCTTCAGCAAGCTCCCAACCTACAAATAATTTATAAGTATGAGTTAACTACTACTCCAATATAATAAATAAACTTCTTGTTCCATACCATTCTAAATTTGCTCAAAGAGCATGCAAAAAAAAAACATCTAAGAGTTTACTCTTTCTTAATTTCCCCAGAGATTCTGAATAAAGAGAGGAAACTACTGGCTAACATGAATGCATGCAATCTAATATTAAAAAAAATTACCTGCAACAACATCTTCTGCAACTTTTGCATGCTGCTTCACCAAGTCCTCTTTAGCACTGATAGTCAAAAGAGCAGCAGAGAGCTTCTCACTTAAACTCTTCACAGAATCCTGCATATCAGCATCTCCTACACTTGTAGAGACCTCTGGCAGTGGTAGTTCACCATGCTGTGGGAAAGAATCATTTGGCCCATTTGCACATGTTAGCTTCTCATTCAATGATTTTCCTGCTTCAGTTTCTTGGGTTTCATCGTCTCTAATTCTTGAGTGAGCTACAGGTGATTGGCTATGATTTGGGGAACCACCAATGGAGATAGGCTTGGTATCCTGTATTTGCCAAAAGTGAACAAAGTGAGTATGTTCTCTGCGAAGCATTTGCCAAAGAAATTTAAATTTATGAATAGTCTACAAAAGCCTCAAGGCATCATCTAATCACTGTACCAGATGAGTCATTCCTCCCAGGTCCCAGCTCCTCTTTTTGAGAAGTTGAGCTAGGCAATAGTAATCTGCTAAACCAACATAGTGGAAATCAAGCTTGAGACCTGTTAAATAACCAGCAATTATCTTAAAACTGAGATAATAAATGAGTCTGAAGCAAATTCTACACATTCAGCCCCATCATGAAGAAAAGCAGTATGGAATTCATTCAGCACGGCGGCTGTCCAAAACTTCCTTCAAACTATGCCTATACGAAATAACCAATATACAACAGAATAATCAACAACAACATTAGGATCAAATAGAGAGCAAAGGGAAAATAGAGGACCAGGGAATACATAATCAATGACTCATTTAGCAAACATACAGCTCAGTAGAGAATTAGAGTATTCCAGAATGACCATACAACTCGTCACACACAAACGAATCACTTGTATCAGCGGATAGACATATTAGTCGTATCACATCAGGCAGGTTTTCAACAGATTATTCAGACTTTTAGAAGCAGAACCTAAATCTCCAAGTACGAGAAATGATAGACGACCAAAATAGGTCGAGGAGTTGACAGAATCAATTGAATGAGAAAGTATTACCCTTCAGGCAATGGAGGGCGCCATCCGGCGGCTTGAGAGGAGGTGCAGAGATCCGGCTTGTGCGGCGACGCCGTACAGAGGCTTCTGCCTGCCCGCGACGACGGCAATGGCACAAGCTCGACAGAGGCGTGCAGTGGCGGCGATTCCATCCGGTGGCGCGAAGAACGACGACAACGGCGACATGGATGGCCATCTAGCGGCTCACACT
This window encodes:
- the LOC119291618 gene encoding uncharacterized protein LOC119291618 isoform X1; amino-acid sequence: MAIHVAVVVVLRATGWNRRHCTPLSSLCHCRRRGQAEASVRRRRTSRISAPPLKPPDGALHCLKGLKLDFHYVGLADYYCLAQLLKKRSWDLGGMTHLDTKPISIGGSPNHSQSPVAHSRIRDDETQETEAGKSLNEKLTCANGPNDSFPQHGELPLPEVSTSVGDADMQDSVKSLSEKLSAALLTISAKEDLVKQHAKVAEDVVAGWELAEGEVSNLKRPLDASSLKNPSLGSLWLPRRRRPSSPPHPGLSPPCPPKGCCCSRRCTTGGAHRLWRSALLPARIFFVAE
- the LOC119291618 gene encoding uncharacterized protein LOC119291618 isoform X2; translation: MAIHVAVVVVLRATGWNRRHCTPLSSLCHCRRRGQAEASVRRRRTSRISAPPLKPPDGALHCLKDYYCLAQLLKKRSWDLGGMTHLDTKPISIGGSPNHSQSPVAHSRIRDDETQETEAGKSLNEKLTCANGPNDSFPQHGELPLPEVSTSVGDADMQDSVKSLSEKLSAALLTISAKEDLVKQHAKVAEDVVAGWELAEGEVSNLKRPLDASSLKNPSLGSLWLPRRRRPSSPPHPGLSPPCPPKGCCCSRRCTTGGAHRLWRSALLPARIFFVAE